In Candidatus Nanosynbacter lyticus, one genomic interval encodes:
- the xerA gene encoding site-specific tyrosine recombinase/integron integrase, whose amino-acid sequence MEDAIKYILVDMDEYLTANQSQKLQRVLVSRLTKETRSINGISNDNYLSMFLNAKKIEGCSERTLAYYKTTVEKLLDEVDDPIRKVTTDDIREYLANYQGLNDCSKTTIDNIRRNISSFFTWLEEEDYIIKSPMRRIHKIKTTKTVKEVISDEEIEKMRDKCKNLRDLAIIDLLYSTGIRIGELVRLNIDDIDFEERECIVFGKGDKERRVYFDAKTKIHLMSYINSRFDTNPALFVTLDAPYNRLQISGVEIRLRRLGRELGINKVHPHKFRRTMATRAIDKGMPIEQVQKLLGHSQIDTTMRYAIVNQTNVKVAHRKFIA is encoded by the coding sequence ATGGAAGACGCCATTAAATACATTTTGGTGGATATGGACGAATATCTCACCGCAAATCAGTCACAAAAATTACAGCGCGTGCTCGTTTCGCGCCTTACAAAAGAAACGAGATCTATAAATGGCATTTCAAACGACAATTATTTGTCGATGTTTTTGAATGCTAAAAAGATAGAAGGATGCTCTGAACGGACATTGGCCTATTACAAGACTACTGTAGAGAAACTACTAGATGAAGTAGATGATCCAATACGTAAAGTAACTACCGACGATATACGTGAATATTTGGCTAACTATCAAGGTTTAAATGATTGCAGTAAAACAACTATTGATAATATCCGTCGCAATATCTCAAGCTTCTTTACATGGCTCGAAGAGGAAGATTATATCATCAAAAGCCCAATGCGGCGCATCCACAAAATTAAAACTACGAAAACCGTGAAAGAGGTTATTTCCGATGAGGAAATTGAAAAGATGCGAGATAAATGTAAAAATTTACGCGACTTAGCGATAATTGATCTACTTTATTCTACTGGAATAAGAATTGGCGAACTCGTGCGACTTAATATCGACGATATAGATTTCGAAGAACGCGAATGCATTGTTTTCGGTAAGGGCGATAAAGAAAGACGCGTATATTTCGACGCAAAAACTAAAATACACCTAATGAGCTACATAAATAGCCGCTTTGACACAAATCCTGCCCTTTTTGTGACACTTGATGCGCCTTACAATAGATTACAGATATCTGGCGTAGAAATCCGCCTGAGACGCTTAGGGCGCGAATTAGGCATAAATAAGGTTCATCCGCATAAGTTCCGCCGGACTATGGCAACACGTGCAATTGATAAAGGGATGCCTATTGAACAAGTTCAGAAGCTACTCGGACATTCTCAGATCGATACGACTATGCGTTATGCTATAGTTAATCAAACGAACGTAAAAGTTGCACATCGCAAGTTCATTGCTTAG
- a CDS encoding restriction endonuclease subunit S, with product MKVRLKELGTIFTGNTPSKKVDEYWSNRNIKFIKPDVIKDELCVISSANEYISASAKNVSRIVPANSILVTCIGKIGRVGITEEEVSFNQQINAIVPNEAIIPKYLAYAIYANRKQLKAIANAPVVPIINKTQFSDFKISICESVEKQNKIVRTLDVISEIITHDKKKIEALDELIKARFVEMFDDNFGEIVELGNVCDVRDGTHDSPKYHNAGYPLVTSKNICDGKIDFSTCNLIQKEDYVKINKRSKVDVGDVLMPMIGTVGNPIIVNTDKEFAIKNVALIKFKDDSVILNTFIKTLLESDYFGRAVLSKTKGGTQKFISLGDIRKLEFNLPPIELQHRFATFVAQIDKSKFAVQKSLEKTQLLFDSLMQEYFG from the coding sequence ATGAAGGTAAGACTGAAAGAATTGGGTACGATATTTACGGGAAATACTCCGAGCAAAAAGGTCGACGAATATTGGAGTAATAGAAACATCAAGTTTATTAAACCGGATGTGATAAAAGACGAATTATGTGTCATATCTAGTGCAAATGAGTATATCTCCGCCAGCGCCAAAAACGTTTCTAGAATAGTACCAGCAAATAGTATACTTGTCACGTGTATTGGGAAAATAGGACGAGTCGGCATAACGGAAGAAGAAGTCTCGTTTAATCAACAGATAAATGCTATCGTTCCGAATGAAGCAATTATTCCAAAATACTTGGCATATGCCATCTATGCCAATCGAAAACAACTGAAGGCTATAGCGAACGCGCCGGTCGTTCCGATTATTAATAAAACGCAATTTAGCGACTTCAAAATTAGCATATGCGAATCCGTAGAAAAGCAAAACAAAATCGTTAGAACACTTGATGTTATCTCCGAGATAATTACACACGACAAGAAAAAGATCGAAGCATTAGATGAGCTCATCAAAGCCCGATTTGTCGAGATGTTTGATGATAACTTTGGCGAAATCGTTGAACTCGGAAATGTCTGTGATGTACGCGACGGTACTCATGATTCACCAAAGTATCACAATGCAGGCTATCCGCTCGTAACATCAAAAAATATATGCGATGGGAAAATAGATTTTTCGACCTGTAATTTAATCCAGAAAGAAGATTATGTCAAGATTAATAAAAGATCCAAGGTCGATGTCGGTGATGTTTTAATGCCTATGATTGGCACTGTTGGCAATCCTATTATTGTAAATACCGACAAGGAATTCGCCATCAAAAATGTAGCACTAATTAAATTTAAAGACGATTCCGTAATTCTTAATACGTTCATAAAAACATTGCTTGAGTCAGATTATTTTGGCAGGGCCGTACTCAGTAAAACAAAAGGTGGGACGCAGAAATTCATTTCACTTGGCGATATTAGAAAATTGGAGTTTAATTTACCGCCAATCGAACTACAACACCGATTTGCCACCTTTGTCGCCCAAATCGACAAATCAAAATTTGCTGTACAAAAGTCGCTAGAAAAAACGCAACTTCTATTTGATAGTTTAATGCAGGAGTATTTTGGCTAA
- a CDS encoding tetratricopeptide repeat protein: MFGLFLILILMIWAIFYHPSIKDAGDLPTKITEKLDQLWVIAQDSIRENKYLRAEKALLTILRVDEKNATAYNRLGILYAKQRAYKDAIECFEIAQSLEPSASSLHNVGLIYYETENYEKASLAFEQALEMEDDLAARYIAYAKVQEKIGNTKKVINALEKAVELEPIPQTLKILAEAYENSGQADLAEGLRKKATKMLTPSAPAQKTVGTPRPRQQRKIHQPRKIVM; the protein is encoded by the coding sequence ATGTTTGGACTATTCCTCATTCTAATCCTAATGATTTGGGCGATTTTTTATCATCCATCAATCAAAGATGCTGGCGATTTGCCAACTAAAATTACCGAAAAGCTTGATCAGTTGTGGGTAATTGCCCAAGATTCAATTCGCGAAAATAAATATCTACGAGCAGAAAAGGCTTTGCTAACCATCTTGCGCGTCGACGAAAAGAACGCCACCGCCTATAATCGCTTAGGCATTTTATACGCCAAACAACGCGCCTATAAAGACGCCATCGAGTGTTTTGAGATTGCCCAAAGCTTAGAGCCAAGCGCCTCAAGCCTTCATAACGTTGGTCTGATTTACTATGAAACCGAAAATTATGAAAAGGCTTCATTAGCCTTTGAGCAAGCCCTGGAGATGGAAGATGACTTGGCGGCTCGCTACATCGCCTACGCTAAAGTCCAAGAAAAAATTGGAAATACGAAAAAGGTGATAAACGCACTAGAAAAGGCCGTTGAGCTAGAGCCAATTCCACAAACTCTTAAGATATTGGCGGAAGCTTATGAAAACTCTGGTCAAGCAGACCTTGCTGAAGGTCTACGTAAAAAGGCCACTAAGATGTTAACGCCATCTGCGCCGGCTCAAAAAACTGTCGGCACTCCACGGCCGCGCCAACAGCGCAAAATCCATCAGCCACGAAAAATTGTCATGTAG